The genomic stretch GCCGAGATCCTGGAGCTGGCGGGCAACGCGGCGCGCGACAACAAGAAGACGCGCATCATCCCGCGCCACCTGCAGCTGGCCATCCGCAACGACGAGGAGCTCAACAAGCTGCTGGGCCGCGTCACCATCGCGCAGGGCGGCGTCCTGCCCAACATCCAGGCCGTGCTGCTGCCCAAGAAGACCTCGGAGAGCCACCGTCACAAGGCCAAGGCCAAGTAAGAAGGTTGGACGCCCCGGCAGGTATCCTCCTGAAGGTCcttggaaggaagggaaggaccaTCCCTTGATCCCTGATCCCTTCTAGATCCCCCAAATGGAAAGCAAAAACGTTCTTCAGAGCCACTCAAGAGTTTCTGAAAGACTATAGGTgtgcaaaaaacaaaatggagagcAGATTCATCACCAGCTCAGGAATTGTTGGttgacccccccccccggctATTGTTTTATTAACCAATAAAAGGTCTTTTTTGGCTCAACAAGAATCTAGTTCTGTGGAGTTATTTTGACCAAGGAACTCAATCTATTAGGtggagctggttttttttttttttttttttggtttttgggccacacccgtttgacgctcaggggttactcctggctatgcgctcagaaatcgcccctggcttggggagaccatatgggacgccgggggatcgaaccgcagacaccttacctctagcgccaccttcccggccccggtttttttttttttaattattattttccttcaGTTCTTTAGAATTGATGGGCCAGCCATTCTG from Suncus etruscus isolate mSunEtr1 chromosome 18, mSunEtr1.pri.cur, whole genome shotgun sequence encodes the following:
- the LOC125996116 gene encoding histone H2A type 1-H-like, with protein sequence MSGRGKQGGKARAKAKTRSSRAGLQFPVGRVHRLLRKGNYSERVGAGAPVYLAAVLEYLTAEILELAGNAARDNKKTRIIPRHLQLAIRNDEELNKLLGRVTIAQGGVLPNIQAVLLPKKTSESHRHKAKAK